In Haloplanus rubicundus, one DNA window encodes the following:
- a CDS encoding zinc-binding dehydrogenase: MKAVQFVEHGGPAVIEYADAPAPTVGRDEVRVDVKAAALNHLDVWTRRGLPGIDLDLPHTPGSDAAGVVREVGADVTRFEPGDHVAVTAGVSCGDCEFCRHGEPSMCVSYHILGEHVPGVHAEEVAVPEANLVPVPDDVDWTVAGSASLVFGTAWRMLVDRADLGPEESVLVLGASGGVGHAAVQIADHLGAAVFATASTDAKLDHAVDCGADHAIDYTAVDFAGEVRDLTDGRGVDVVVDHVGAETWGDSLKSLAKGGRLVTCGATTGPNPETDVNRIFWNQLEVIGSTMATPGQFDDVLDLVWDGTFEPRIRETLPMSETARAHELLENREGFGKVVVVPDSER; encoded by the coding sequence ATGAAAGCGGTTCAGTTCGTGGAACACGGGGGGCCGGCAGTCATCGAGTACGCCGACGCGCCGGCGCCGACGGTGGGTCGGGACGAGGTACGCGTCGACGTGAAGGCGGCGGCGCTCAACCATCTCGACGTCTGGACGCGTCGGGGGTTGCCCGGCATCGACCTCGACTTGCCACACACGCCGGGCAGCGACGCGGCGGGCGTCGTCCGCGAGGTGGGCGCGGACGTGACCCGGTTCGAGCCGGGCGATCACGTCGCCGTCACCGCCGGCGTCTCGTGTGGCGACTGCGAGTTCTGTCGCCACGGCGAGCCCTCGATGTGCGTCTCCTATCACATCCTCGGCGAACACGTCCCCGGCGTCCACGCCGAAGAGGTGGCGGTGCCCGAGGCCAACCTCGTCCCCGTTCCGGACGACGTGGACTGGACGGTCGCGGGGTCGGCGTCGCTCGTCTTCGGCACCGCGTGGCGGATGCTCGTCGACCGCGCCGACCTCGGCCCGGAGGAGTCGGTGCTCGTCCTCGGCGCCTCGGGCGGGGTCGGCCACGCCGCCGTCCAGATCGCCGACCACCTCGGCGCGGCGGTGTTCGCCACCGCGAGCACGGACGCGAAACTCGACCACGCCGTCGACTGCGGCGCGGATCACGCCATCGACTACACCGCCGTCGACTTCGCCGGCGAGGTGCGGGACCTGACCGACGGCCGCGGGGTCGACGTGGTGGTCGACCACGTCGGCGCGGAGACGTGGGGCGACTCCCTGAAGAGCCTCGCGAAGGGCGGCCGCCTCGTCACCTGCGGCGCCACCACGGGGCCGAACCCGGAGACGGACGTCAATCGCATCTTCTGGAACCAACTGGAGGTAATCGGCTCGACGATGGCGACGCCCGGCCAGTTCGACGACGTGCTCGACCTGGTGTGGGACGGCACCTTCGAGCCACGAATCCGGGAGACGCTGCCGATGAGCGAGACGGCCCGCGCACACGAACTGCTGGAGAACCGCGAGGGGTTCGGAAAGGTCGTCGTCGTGCCCGACAGTGAGCGGTGA
- a CDS encoding DUF5802 family protein: MFEEFSAGYYLGRLYVEPHDGGHAVIHRTDHERMNRRLYASGEGVERLDAPLVMKLDGRHFPVLGEEGVPSGTLGLPPDVAESDLPDRREVFLAKPDRAAELLRYAGYGDGRSEAV, from the coding sequence ATGTTCGAAGAGTTCTCCGCGGGCTACTACCTCGGGCGACTGTACGTCGAACCCCACGACGGCGGCCACGCCGTCATCCACCGCACGGACCACGAGCGGATGAACCGGCGGCTCTACGCCTCCGGCGAGGGCGTCGAGCGCCTCGACGCACCGCTCGTGATGAAACTCGACGGGCGTCACTTCCCCGTCCTCGGCGAGGAGGGCGTCCCCTCGGGGACGCTGGGGCTCCCCCCGGACGTTGCCGAGTCCGATCTTCCGGACCGGCGCGAGGTGTTTCTCGCCAAACCCGACCGCGCCGCGGAACTCCTCCGCTACGCAGGCTACGGCGACGGGCGGAGCGAGGCCGTGTAA
- a CDS encoding CaiB/BaiF CoA transferase family protein gives MTARKRQGPLDGLRVVDCSGMIAGGFATTQLADFGADVIKVEHPEGTDPLREWPPYDEGVSLWWKSIARNKRCVTLDLSTAAGSALLLDLIDDADVLVENFRPGTMEKWGLGPDRLHEENPGLIVVRQSGYGQTGPRSDKPGFGTVAEGISNWAHVNGFPDSKPLLPPISLGDLTAANFAVQGIMFALFERDVGRGGGSGEGQVIDMSLYEPLFRLFVSEVEAYDRLGEVRERIGNHHESAAPRNVYETEDGYMTLSASAQSIFENVAEAIDRPDIVDDPRFATNEARVDHADELDEIIEAWTRERSTDEAIAAMEAADAIVGPVYDMADIFEDEQYAARNDIVAMDDEDLGSLRTAAPVPRLTRTPGTVDHAGPGHGQHNDEVFRSELGLDETEYDRLREEGVI, from the coding sequence ATGACCGCACGTAAGCGACAGGGACCGCTCGACGGCCTCCGGGTCGTCGACTGCTCGGGCATGATCGCCGGCGGCTTCGCCACGACCCAGTTGGCCGACTTCGGCGCCGACGTGATCAAGGTCGAACACCCCGAGGGCACCGACCCGCTCCGCGAGTGGCCGCCCTACGACGAGGGCGTCTCGCTCTGGTGGAAGTCCATCGCCCGCAACAAGCGCTGCGTGACGCTCGATCTGAGCACGGCGGCGGGGAGCGCCCTCCTCCTCGATCTGATCGACGACGCGGACGTCCTCGTCGAGAACTTCCGGCCGGGGACGATGGAGAAGTGGGGGCTCGGCCCCGACCGGTTGCACGAGGAGAACCCGGGCCTGATCGTCGTCCGGCAGTCGGGCTACGGACAGACCGGCCCCCGCTCCGACAAGCCGGGGTTCGGCACCGTCGCCGAGGGCATCTCGAACTGGGCGCACGTCAACGGCTTCCCGGACAGCAAGCCCCTGCTGCCACCCATCAGCCTCGGCGACCTCACCGCTGCGAACTTCGCGGTGCAGGGTATCATGTTCGCCCTCTTCGAGCGGGACGTCGGCCGCGGAGGCGGCAGCGGCGAGGGACAGGTGATCGATATGAGCCTCTACGAACCCCTCTTCCGACTCTTCGTCTCCGAAGTCGAGGCGTACGACCGCCTCGGCGAGGTCCGCGAGCGGATCGGCAACCACCACGAGAGCGCGGCACCGCGGAACGTCTACGAAACCGAGGACGGCTACATGACGCTCTCGGCGTCGGCCCAGTCCATCTTCGAGAACGTCGCCGAGGCCATCGACCGCCCGGACATCGTCGACGACCCCCGCTTCGCCACCAACGAGGCGCGCGTCGACCACGCGGACGAACTCGACGAGATCATCGAGGCGTGGACCCGCGAGCGCTCGACCGACGAGGCCATCGCGGCGATGGAGGCCGCCGACGCCATCGTCGGTCCCGTCTACGACATGGCCGACATCTTCGAGGACGAGCAGTACGCGGCCCGCAACGACATCGTGGCGATGGACGACGAAGACCTCGGCAGTCTGCGGACGGCGGCGCCGGTGCCGCGACTCACGCGCACGCCGGGGACCGTCGACCACGCCGGCCCCGGTCACGGCCAGCACAACGACGAGGTGTTCCGCTCGGAACTCGGCCTCGACGAGACGGAGTACGACCGACTCCGCGAGGAGGGCGTGATCTGA
- a CDS encoding LeuA family protein, which produces MTVSLRDVTIREGAQMPGREYGVEDRLAAARALDRLGLDAIQSGFPAVGETDREAIRRLAGDGDVDADVVGIARATTGDVEAALDAEADVIEVFVPTSERQLDHVLGKSRDEAMAMAAGTLDRARDGGAAVHLTLVDGFRTDPAHLAAVYERFPSVPTITVADTVGARTPDSVREMVTDLVDRGVDGDRLGVHFHDDMGVAVANTLAAVDAGATAADVSVASLGERAGNAALERVVVADGVDGPGGCAAAVDRTELVPACEAALDALDESVDPRTPVLGADVTTHESGIHTAAMLRDPGTFEPFDPATFGGERRLVFGAGSGRGSARALLERAGVEPTDDRVARLLDLLAERGPMGEREAAALVDAEF; this is translated from the coding sequence ATGACCGTATCGCTCCGCGACGTGACGATCCGGGAGGGCGCACAGATGCCCGGCCGGGAGTACGGCGTCGAAGACCGGTTGGCGGCCGCACGGGCGCTCGACCGCCTCGGCCTCGACGCGATTCAGTCGGGCTTTCCCGCCGTCGGCGAGACGGACCGCGAGGCGATCCGACGGCTCGCAGGCGACGGCGACGTGGACGCCGACGTGGTCGGCATCGCCCGCGCGACGACCGGGGACGTCGAGGCCGCCCTCGACGCCGAGGCGGACGTGATCGAGGTGTTCGTCCCCACCTCCGAGCGGCAGCTCGACCACGTCCTCGGGAAATCGCGGGACGAGGCGATGGCGATGGCGGCCGGGACGCTGGACCGCGCCCGCGACGGCGGCGCGGCGGTCCACCTCACCCTCGTCGACGGGTTCCGAACCGATCCGGCCCACCTCGCGGCCGTCTACGAGCGCTTCCCGTCGGTGCCGACGATCACCGTCGCGGACACGGTGGGGGCGCGGACGCCCGACAGCGTGCGAGAGATGGTGACCGACCTCGTCGACCGGGGCGTCGACGGCGACCGACTGGGCGTCCACTTCCACGACGACATGGGCGTCGCCGTCGCGAACACGCTGGCCGCGGTGGACGCGGGGGCGACGGCGGCGGACGTGAGCGTCGCCTCGCTCGGCGAGCGCGCGGGCAACGCGGCGCTGGAGCGGGTGGTCGTCGCGGACGGGGTCGACGGACCCGGCGGCTGCGCGGCGGCCGTCGACCGCACCGAACTCGTCCCCGCCTGCGAAGCGGCGCTCGACGCCCTCGACGAGTCGGTCGACCCGCGGACGCCGGTGCTGGGCGCGGACGTGACGACCCACGAGTCGGGCATCCACACCGCGGCGATGCTCCGCGATCCGGGGACGTTCGAGCCGTTCGACCCCGCCACGTTCGGCGGGGAGCGCCGCCTCGTCTTCGGCGCCGGGAGCGGCCGCGGGAGCGCCCGTGCCCTGCTGGAGCGGGCGGGCGTCGAGCCGACCGACGACCGGGTGGCGCGGCTGCTCGACCTGCTGGCCGAGCGGGGACCGATGGGCGAGCGCGAGGCGGCGGCGCTGGTCGACGCGGAGTTCTAG
- a CDS encoding translation initiation factor IF-2 subunit beta, translated as MNYDSALDRAYDTLPERTREAGDRLQVPDPAGETDGAFTRLTNLGDIAEALGRKPEHLHRSIQRELGTNGQFDGDRARYNGSFTASDFDAAIDAYVTEYVTCSECGLPDTNLVREDGVDMLRCTACGAFRPVEKRPKQTSSASTPTLEEGKTYQLQVTGTGRKGDGVAERGKYTIFVPGAQEGQTVEAKIDNISGTLAFASLA; from the coding sequence ATGAACTACGATTCTGCGCTCGACCGTGCCTACGACACGCTGCCCGAGCGAACCCGTGAGGCGGGCGACCGCCTGCAGGTCCCCGACCCGGCGGGCGAGACCGACGGCGCGTTCACGCGCTTGACGAACCTCGGCGACATCGCGGAGGCGCTGGGGCGCAAGCCCGAACACCTCCACCGCTCGATCCAGCGCGAACTCGGGACGAACGGCCAGTTCGACGGCGACCGGGCGCGCTACAACGGCTCCTTTACCGCGAGCGACTTCGACGCCGCCATCGACGCCTACGTCACCGAGTACGTCACCTGTTCGGAGTGTGGGCTACCGGACACCAACCTCGTGCGCGAGGACGGCGTCGACATGCTCCGCTGTACGGCGTGTGGGGCGTTCCGACCCGTCGAGAAGCGGCCGAAACAGACCTCGTCCGCGAGTACGCCCACGCTGGAGGAGGGCAAGACCTACCAGCTACAGGTCACGGGCACTGGCCGCAAGGGCGACGGCGTCGCCGAGCGCGGCAAGTACACAATCTTCGTCCCCGGCGCACAGGAGGGACAGACCGTCGAGGCGAAAATCGACAACATCAGCGGAACGCTCGCGTTCGCGAGCCTGGCGTAG
- a CDS encoding fumarylacetoacetate hydrolase family protein, translating to MRLARICTAKGIFTGEYEDGVVTTDGDGETYVVGEDAELMAPCDPAAIFCTGRNFGAKIEQMGEGDRPDRPDWFVKPPHALHPPEAPIEYPEWVESFTYAGELAAVIGERCHDLTVDEVEDALLGYTILNDLDAYEQDRRTARKAFDGSAPLGPWIETDVDLDGMAMETVISGENRQSATTDEMIFHPEEIVAFLSERYTFRPGDVISFGSPANPGLLEPGDTVEITYEGVGTLRNEIVASHNA from the coding sequence ATGCGACTGGCCCGCATCTGCACGGCGAAGGGGATTTTCACCGGCGAGTACGAGGACGGCGTCGTCACGACCGACGGCGACGGCGAGACGTACGTCGTCGGCGAGGACGCCGAACTGATGGCGCCCTGTGATCCCGCGGCCATCTTCTGTACCGGCCGGAACTTCGGCGCGAAGATCGAACAGATGGGCGAGGGCGACCGACCGGACCGCCCGGACTGGTTCGTCAAGCCGCCCCACGCCCTCCACCCGCCGGAAGCACCCATCGAGTACCCCGAGTGGGTGGAGTCGTTCACCTACGCGGGCGAACTCGCCGCCGTGATCGGCGAGCGGTGTCACGATCTCACCGTGGACGAGGTCGAGGACGCCCTCCTCGGCTACACCATCCTCAACGACCTCGATGCCTACGAACAGGACCGCCGGACGGCGCGGAAGGCGTTCGACGGATCGGCGCCGCTGGGACCGTGGATCGAGACCGACGTCGACCTCGACGGGATGGCGATGGAGACGGTCATCTCGGGCGAAAACCGGCAGTCGGCGACGACCGACGAGATGATCTTCCACCCCGAGGAAATCGTCGCCTTCCTCTCGGAGCGCTACACCTTCCGCCCGGGCGACGTGATCTCCTTCGGCAGCCCGGCCAACCCGGGCCTCCTCGAACCCGGCGACACGGTCGAGATCACGTACGAGGGCGTCGGAACCTTGCGAAACGAGATCGTCGCCAGCCACAACGCCTAA
- a CDS encoding DUF7385 family protein, with product MAERLDLSDGFDVHDYRAGLKLHTQDGASMYLENRNGYECPACGRPFERLFVSTDDRVTFGNPPDAPFCLARTAERLLLLTH from the coding sequence ATGGCCGAGCGTCTCGACCTCTCGGACGGCTTCGACGTCCACGACTACCGCGCGGGGCTGAAACTCCACACGCAGGACGGCGCGTCGATGTATCTTGAGAACCGGAACGGATACGAGTGCCCGGCCTGCGGGCGGCCGTTCGAGCGACTGTTCGTCTCGACGGACGACCGGGTGACCTTCGGCAACCCGCCCGACGCGCCGTTCTGTCTCGCGCGGACGGCGGAGCGACTGCTCCTGTTGACTCACTGA
- a CDS encoding universal stress protein: MYEDILLPTDGSESMDVVIEHAADVAARRSATVHALYVIDDRSFLTLQEDMKGDVVDGLRAEGETATTEVASRLEAEGVTVRTAIRQGNPADEVLAYADEAGIDLVVMGTHGADYERNMLGSVSQKVVTMSDAPVLTVNIGGD; encoded by the coding sequence ATGTACGAGGACATCCTGCTCCCGACGGACGGGAGCGAGTCGATGGACGTGGTGATCGAGCACGCGGCCGACGTCGCCGCGCGCCGGTCGGCCACCGTCCACGCCCTGTACGTGATCGACGACCGCTCGTTCCTGACGCTGCAGGAGGACATGAAAGGCGACGTGGTCGACGGCCTCCGGGCCGAGGGAGAGACGGCGACCACCGAGGTGGCGAGCCGACTCGAGGCCGAGGGTGTCACCGTCCGGACGGCGATCAGGCAGGGCAACCCCGCCGACGAGGTACTCGCCTACGCCGACGAGGCGGGAATCGACCTCGTCGTCATGGGCACTCACGGCGCCGACTACGAGCGAAACATGCTCGGGAGCGTCTCACAGAAGGTGGTCACGATGTCCGACGCGCCCGTGTTGACCGTCAATATCGGCGGCGACTAG
- the msrB gene encoding peptide-methionine (R)-S-oxide reductase MsrB, with translation MSENERSLADLSDDEWRDRLTDDEYHILRERGTEPKFSGDYLDQKADGTYTCAGCGAALFDADTKFDSGSGWPSFYDAVDGAVELETDTRHGMRRTEVLCATCGGHLGHVFEDGPDPTGERYCINSVALEFGEDA, from the coding sequence ATGAGCGAGAACGAACGCTCCCTCGCGGACCTGTCCGACGACGAGTGGCGCGACCGACTCACCGACGACGAGTATCATATCCTGCGCGAACGCGGCACCGAACCCAAGTTCAGCGGCGACTACCTCGATCAGAAGGCGGACGGCACGTACACCTGCGCGGGGTGTGGCGCCGCGCTCTTCGACGCCGACACCAAGTTCGACTCCGGGAGCGGATGGCCGAGCTTCTACGACGCCGTCGACGGCGCCGTCGAACTGGAGACCGACACCCGACACGGGATGCGGCGGACGGAGGTGCTGTGTGCGACCTGTGGCGGCCACCTCGGCCACGTCTTCGAGGACGGTCCCGACCCCACGGGCGAGCGCTACTGCATCAACTCCGTCGCGCTCGAGTTCGGCGAGGACGCCTAG
- a CDS encoding HAD family hydrolase, producing MSYEAVLFDNDGVLVEPVGRSVLRRATWEAFDALGVSDPDPDDVDRISIGVTPDLLSTVCATYDLDPERFWRARDYHSSHAQRVELRAGRAALYDDFDAVRDIDAPRGIVSSNQQETVEFMHDFFATRDLFATAYGRDPTIRSLSRKKPDPYYLHRALSDLDADAALFVGDSESDVLAARNAGLDAAFVRRPHRESYELSVEPTYELDGLADLLDIDGVPVRGR from the coding sequence ATGAGCTACGAGGCGGTGCTGTTCGACAACGACGGCGTCCTCGTCGAACCCGTCGGCCGGTCGGTCCTCCGGCGGGCGACGTGGGAGGCCTTCGACGCCCTCGGCGTGTCCGACCCTGACCCCGACGACGTCGACCGGATCTCCATCGGCGTCACGCCAGATCTGCTCTCGACGGTCTGTGCGACCTACGACCTCGATCCCGAGCGCTTCTGGCGCGCCCGCGACTACCACTCCTCGCACGCCCAGCGCGTCGAACTCCGCGCCGGCCGGGCCGCCCTCTACGACGACTTCGACGCCGTCCGCGATATCGACGCCCCGCGCGGCATCGTGAGTTCGAACCAGCAGGAGACCGTCGAGTTCATGCACGACTTCTTCGCCACCCGCGACCTCTTCGCCACTGCCTACGGGCGCGATCCGACGATACGGAGTCTGTCCCGGAAGAAACCCGATCCGTACTACCTCCACCGCGCGCTCTCGGATCTGGACGCCGACGCCGCCCTCTTCGTCGGCGACAGCGAGTCCGACGTGCTGGCGGCACGGAACGCCGGCCTCGACGCCGCGTTCGTCCGCCGTCCCCACCGCGAGTCGTACGAGCTCTCGGTCGAGCCCACCTACGAACTCGACGGGCTGGCCGACCTCCTCGACATCGACGGGGTGCCGGTTCGCGGGCGGTGA
- a CDS encoding lamin tail domain-containing protein — protein MLPLASFMLVLAVVLAVGAYVVTRIDALDHRTLLVVVAVGLAVGGVAAQSAPPAPVEVATTVASDPVPNATTPAASDDRRTVAERHGETGAVAAANASATVVGVAGGGRITYRTAAGERRTIRLAGIDALGAGGGDPERFDGVVTGSYGRTCLAEVGRRALIDARTAVVGESVTVRSVTGSAGAPTAVLAADGRSLNRRFVERGYARATDDRYADAERAARSAGRGVWSCATVEPTPPLRESAEPALRIAAVHPNPPGDDAAALDDEYVVVENAGEESVDLSDWYLTDGGDRTYFFFDGRTLRPGEQLVVHVGDGRNRDGHVYWGASAPVLDNDRETLKLVDGDTDRVVRLSY, from the coding sequence ATGCTTCCGCTCGCCTCGTTTATGCTCGTTCTCGCCGTCGTTCTCGCCGTCGGTGCGTACGTAGTCACCCGGATCGACGCCCTGGACCACCGAACCCTGCTCGTCGTCGTGGCGGTGGGGCTGGCGGTCGGTGGGGTGGCCGCGCAGTCGGCACCGCCCGCGCCCGTCGAGGTGGCGACGACGGTGGCGAGCGACCCGGTCCCGAACGCGACGACGCCCGCCGCGAGCGACGACCGCCGGACGGTCGCCGAGCGCCACGGCGAGACGGGCGCCGTCGCGGCCGCGAACGCGTCGGCGACGGTCGTCGGCGTCGCGGGCGGCGGCCGGATCACCTACCGGACCGCGGCGGGCGAGCGGCGGACGATCCGACTCGCGGGCATCGACGCCCTCGGAGCCGGCGGGGGCGACCCCGAGCGGTTCGACGGGGTCGTGACCGGGAGTTACGGCCGGACGTGTCTCGCCGAGGTGGGCCGACGGGCGCTGATCGACGCGCGCACGGCGGTGGTCGGCGAGTCGGTCACGGTTCGCTCGGTGACGGGCAGCGCCGGCGCGCCGACCGCCGTCCTGGCTGCCGACGGGCGGTCGCTCAACCGCCGGTTCGTCGAACGGGGGTACGCCCGTGCCACGGACGACCGATACGCCGACGCGGAGCGGGCGGCCCGGAGCGCCGGGCGTGGCGTCTGGTCGTGTGCGACCGTTGAGCCGACGCCGCCGCTCCGCGAGTCGGCGGAACCGGCCCTCCGCATCGCCGCCGTCCACCCCAACCCGCCGGGTGACGACGCGGCGGCGCTCGACGACGAGTACGTCGTCGTCGAGAACGCGGGCGAGGAGAGCGTCGACCTCTCGGACTGGTACCTCACCGACGGCGGCGACCGAACGTACTTCTTCTTCGACGGGCGGACGCTCAGGCCGGGCGAGCAACTCGTCGTCCACGTCGGCGACGGTCGGAACCGCGACGGACACGTCTACTGGGGCGCCTCGGCACCCGTCCTCGACAACGATCGCGAGACGTTGAAACTCGTCGACGGTGACACGGATCGAGTGGTTCGACTGTCGTACTGA
- a CDS encoding COG1361 S-layer family protein, which translates to MRRITILAVVGCLLLAPVVPTVASSVVTGNPELSHSVADNTFQPNQRAQLTVVTTNDGNIEDGGVGRFEEQVQTARSVQMRVRQGRIDAPIDVKTGTVTAGSIGPGGVSEFTFALEIGDVEPGTYTVPVEVTYRHARAVIYDETASGPSEIEYVWLDKERTVDLTIRIEERASFDIVSEGTNHLFAGDTGSLAFTIKNTGTQTARNASIRLSSGASGLFFGSPATPAAETGVFVRSLDPNETRRVSVQVGATDDVTPGAYPVDAVVSYRDENDIGQRSDALTTGVTVRPERTFTLSDLDTSNFRVDENEATVSGQITNTGPAPARNVVVRMRDHGTVTPTNGESAVGTLAPGESADVSFTAAITSDAEPGANSFTFDVEYENADGDVLTASNPIRKTAVIEAERDRFEVSNVSTTVTPGGTAQLSADVRYVGNEPISAVNARLFTSDPLSTSDDGAFLGRMAPGETSTATFRISATSDALPKEYASSIEVRYDEADGDTEFTDGMPIGVPVDEPSGGPPVPPVVIGVVVVLAVIGGVVWYRRQ; encoded by the coding sequence ATGAGGCGGATCACGATTTTGGCGGTCGTCGGCTGTCTGCTGTTGGCGCCGGTCGTTCCCACGGTGGCGTCGAGCGTCGTCACCGGGAACCCCGAGTTGAGTCACAGCGTCGCCGACAACACGTTCCAGCCGAATCAGCGGGCACAGCTGACCGTCGTCACGACCAACGACGGCAACATCGAAGACGGCGGTGTCGGGCGCTTCGAGGAGCAGGTACAGACGGCACGGAGCGTCCAGATGCGCGTCCGCCAGGGGCGGATCGACGCGCCCATCGACGTGAAGACGGGGACGGTGACGGCCGGAAGCATCGGTCCCGGCGGCGTCAGTGAGTTCACGTTCGCCCTCGAAATCGGCGACGTCGAACCCGGCACGTACACCGTGCCGGTCGAAGTCACCTACCGTCACGCCCGTGCGGTGATCTACGACGAGACGGCGTCGGGACCCTCGGAGATCGAGTACGTCTGGCTCGACAAGGAGCGGACGGTCGATCTGACGATCCGCATCGAGGAACGGGCGTCGTTCGACATCGTCTCCGAGGGAACGAACCACCTGTTCGCGGGCGATACGGGGTCGCTGGCATTCACGATCAAGAACACGGGGACGCAGACGGCACGGAACGCGTCGATCCGGCTCTCCTCGGGCGCGTCGGGGCTCTTCTTCGGGAGCCCGGCGACGCCGGCGGCGGAGACGGGCGTGTTCGTACGGTCGCTCGACCCGAACGAGACACGGCGGGTGTCGGTACAGGTCGGTGCCACTGACGACGTCACGCCGGGTGCGTACCCCGTCGACGCCGTCGTCTCCTACCGCGACGAGAACGACATCGGCCAGCGCTCGGACGCGCTGACGACGGGCGTGACGGTGCGCCCGGAGCGGACATTCACGCTGTCCGATCTCGACACGTCGAACTTCCGCGTCGACGAGAACGAGGCGACCGTCTCGGGACAGATCACGAACACCGGGCCGGCTCCCGCCCGGAACGTCGTGGTCAGGATGCGCGACCACGGGACGGTGACGCCGACGAACGGCGAATCGGCGGTCGGGACGCTCGCCCCCGGCGAGTCCGCCGACGTCTCCTTCACCGCCGCCATCACGAGCGACGCCGAACCGGGAGCGAACTCCTTCACCTTCGACGTGGAGTACGAGAACGCCGACGGCGACGTGCTGACGGCGTCGAACCCGATCCGGAAGACGGCGGTGATCGAGGCCGAGCGCGACCGCTTCGAGGTGTCGAACGTCTCGACGACGGTGACGCCGGGCGGGACGGCACAGCTCTCGGCCGACGTTCGCTACGTCGGTAACGAGCCGATTTCGGCGGTCAACGCCCGCCTGTTCACCAGCGACCCGCTCTCGACGTCCGACGACGGGGCGTTCCTCGGGCGGATGGCACCGGGCGAGACGTCGACGGCCACGTTCCGGATCAGCGCGACGAGCGACGCCCTCCCCAAGGAGTACGCCTCCTCGATCGAAGTGCGATACGACGAGGCCGACGGCGACACGGAGTTCACGGACGGCATGCCCATCGGCGTGCCGGTCGACGAGCCGTCGGGCGGCCCGCCGGTCCCGCCGGTCGTCATCGGCGTCGTCGTCGTGCTGGCCGTGATCGGTGGCGTCGTCTGGTACCGTCGGCAATGA